The following proteins are co-located in the Castanea sativa cultivar Marrone di Chiusa Pesio chromosome 8, ASM4071231v1 genome:
- the LOC142606281 gene encoding uncharacterized protein LOC142606281, with protein MSRAGHGKKAWWLAIQKKVRNFLLRAIRNSIIAKTNLVHRKILLEDTCNHCQQAPEDVRHALWQYPLLSPVWDSNPCWNFRSCTHFNRFGHELVQNVIIEGSNLDLFAQIIWTLWHRRNLLRTIDKLFPIEQVTPDVIAANENFLRVFPPKASDAVNRFPQRVKWKPPPNNCFKVNFDGAVFKDVKNEGGQVIASMAEKISLPNKVAAVEALAAVKL; from the coding sequence ATGTCTAGGGCCGGCCATGGCAAAAAAGCATGGTGGTTGGCAATTCAAAAAAAAGtcagaaattttcttttgaggGCAATTCGTAACTCCATAATAGCAAAAACAAATCTGGTACATAGGAAAATTCTATTGGAGGACACCTGTAACCACTGTCAACAAGCCCCGGAAGATGTTCGGCATGCTCTTTGGCAATACCCTCTGCTTTCACCTGTTTGGGACTCAAATCCTTGCTGGAACTTTCGGTCCTGCACTCACTTCAATCGGTTTGGTCATGAGTTAGTTCAAAATGTGATTATAGAGGGGAGCAATCTCGACCTCTTTGCACAGATCATCTGGACTTTATGGCATAGAAGAAACCTTTTGAGAACAATTGATAAGTTGTTTCCCATTGAACAAGTCACTCCTGATGTGATTGCAGCTAATGAGAATTTTCTTCGAGTTTTTCCTCCCAAAGCTTCAGATGCAGTAAACCGATTTCCTCAAAGGGTAAAGTGGAAACCTCCCCCAAACAATTGCTTTAAGGTTAATTTTGATGGTGCAGTTTTTAAAGATGTTAAAAACGAGGGAGGTCAAGTAATTGCTTCCATGGCTGAAAAGATTTCTCTTCCTAACAAAGTGGCTGCTGTTGAAGCCTTGgcagctgtcaagctttaa
- the LOC142606282 gene encoding uncharacterized protein LOC142606282, whose protein sequence is MWTSPGHVNERFLGITHVNNTSAVTLKSAIEEVFNKHSLSISRLRGQGYDGASNMRGELNGLKTLILKDNPSAYYVHCFAHQLQLTLVAVAKNHIQIATFFNLVAKVFNIVGASCKRHDILREKRNAEVIEALKNNEISTGRGLNQEMSLKRHGDTRWSSHYGVLGISNELSQALQRKDQDIVNAMKLVDISKQRLRSHER, encoded by the exons ATGTGGACAAGCCCAGGACATGTGAATGAGCGCTTTTTAGGCATTACACATGTTAATAATACATCAGCAGTGACACTAAAGAGTGCAATTGAGGAGGTATTTAATAAACATAGCTTAAGCATTAGTAGATTGCGGGGACAAGGCTACGACGGGGCAAGCAACATGCGAGGTGAGTTAAATGGACTAAAAACTCTTATTTTGAAAGATAATCCTTCTGCCTATTATGTCCATTGCTTTGCACATCAGCTTCAACTAACATTAGTTGCAGTAGCAAAAAATCACATCCAGATTGCAACCTTTTTTAACTTGGTTGCAAAGGTATTCAATATTGTTGGAGCATCATGCAAACGTCATGATATTCTTCGTGAAAAACGTAATGCTGAAGTTATAGAAgcactaaaaaataatgaaatttcaaCTGGTCGTGGCTTGAATCAAGAAATGAGTCTAAAAAGACACGGAGATACACGTTGGAGTTCTCATTATG GTGTGCTTGGCATAAGTAATGAGTTGTCACAGGCATTACAACGAAAAGATCAAGATATTGTGAATGCTATGAAGTTGGTTGACATTTCAAAGCAACGTTTACGGAGTCATGAGAGATGA
- the LOC142608057 gene encoding E3 ubiquitin-protein ligase PUB23-like — translation MEEIDVPAHFLCPISMQLMRDPVTLSSGITYDRDNIERWLFSCKNNTCPVTKQVLCDTELLIPNHTLRRLIQAWCTLHASQGVERIPTPKPPVDKAQIVKILNEAKKFPNMQLNCLRRLKSIAFESERNKKCLEAAGGVEFLASIIVTENGNDDIMITEAAVDVLSNLKISETDLKNLINNDGEFVESLLQVLKRGNYQSRAYTTMLLKSVYEEADPIQLISVKSEFFSEIVRVLQDQISQQASKAALKLLVELCPWGRNRIKAVEGGAVVVLIELLIEASERRVCELVLVVLDQLCGCAEGRAELLKHGAGLAIVSKKILRVSHVASDRAVRILSSVSRFSATSRVLQEMLQVGVVSKLCLVFQVESSLKTKEKAREILRMHSKVWKNSSCIPAHLVSSYPSS, via the coding sequence ATGGAAGAGATTGACGTTCCTGCTCATTTTCTCTGCCCGATTTCAATGCAACTTATGAGAGATCCGGTCACCCTCTCATCTGGGATAACTTACGATCGGGACAACATTGAAAGATGGTTATTTTCTTGCAAGAACAACACTTGCCCGGTAACAAAGCAAGTTTTGTGTGATACGGAGCTTCTTATTCCAAACCATACTCTACGCCGGTTGATCCAAGCATGGTGCACCCTCCATGCTTCTCAAGGTGTTGAACGCATTccaaccccgaagcctccagtGGACAAAGCCCAGATCGTCAAAATCCTCAACGAGGCAAAGAAGTTCCCAAATATGCAACTCAACTGCCTCAGAAGACTTAAAAGCATTGCTTTTGAAAGTGAAAGGAACAAGAAATGTTTAGAGGCAGCTGGTGGAGTTGAATTCTTGGCTTCAATCATAGTAACAGAGAATGGAAACGATGATATAATGATAACTGAAGCAGCTGTTGATGTTCTTTCTAATCTTAAAATCTCAGAAACAGATCTCAAGAATCTCATAAACAATGATGGTGAATTTGTGGAGTCTTTGTTGCAAGTTTTGAAGCGTGGAAACTATCAATCTAGAGCATACACAACCATGTTGTTGAAATCCGTTTATGAAGAGGCTGATCCGATCCAATTGATCAGTGTCAAATCCGAGTTCTTCTCTGAAATAGTACGCGTTTTGCAAGACCAAATCTCACAGCAAGCCTCTAAGGCCGCATTGAAGCTTCTTGTGGAGCTTTGTCCATGGGGAAGAAACCGAATCAAAGCTGTCGAAGGTGGTGCAGTTGTAGTCTTGATTGAGCTCCTTATTGAGGCATCAGAAAGGAGGGTGTGTGAGCTTGTGCTTGTTGTTTTGGACCAGCTCTGTGGTTGCGCAGAAGGGCGGGCGGAGTTGTTGAAGCATGGAGCGGGTCTGGCGATTGTGTCAAAGAAAATTCTAAGGGTTTCTCATGTGGCAAGTGATAGGGCAGTAAGAATTTTGTCCTCAGTTTCTAGGTTTTCTGCCACTTCTAGGGTTCTTCAGGAAATGTTACAAGTGGGTGTTGTATCCAAGTTGTGTTTGGTTTTTCAAGTTGAGAGTAGTTTAAAGACCAAGGAGAAAGCTAGGGAGATCCTCAGAATGCACTCTAAGGTTTGGAAGAATTCTTCATGTATTCCTGCTCATTTGGTTTCATCTTATCCATCTTCTTGA